The following nucleotide sequence is from Apodemus sylvaticus chromosome 2, mApoSyl1.1, whole genome shotgun sequence.
GGAACCCCTGCTCCCCGCCAAATCCTCCCTTATGAACCATCCCTTTAGGCCAAAGGTCTTGTCCTGTGCCAGAAAGCAAATGCACCTGAATCGTGGGGAACTCAGCGTCCTTGTTAGGTGTTGACCCTCTAGGATGAGGATCTCTAATGAAACTGGACACTTCCTAACACTGGGGTGCCTACTCATGAAAAGAAAACTCCTAACAGATACTCTACCTTCACTGTACACTAGGCTCCTGCTAGGTCCCAAAGGCCAGCAAAGTGTGGTCCTCCACTCAACAATATTAGGTGCTAGGGAGAGGTGGGTTATGCACCTGTGGGGAGGGTCCAGGAGGGTGCCCGGAAGGATGCCAAGGAGGTATCTTTGAAGACTGACAGGTATCTATCCATATGGAGTAAGGAATGACAGACCCACAGACAGAATCACTGTGAGGAATACACAGGGCACTCGGGAGCAGGAAACAGCCAATCTGGGGGTCAGGGGTGGAGACTGACAGACTAGGTTTGACAAGGGCAAGGGCTTAGCAGATATAATCATAAAGCATAAAACACttcaaacaaaacaggaaaattaaGGCTTGGattctttatttttgctttgcctctttgagacagggtttctctgtgtagccctggatgtcctggaactagctctgtagaccaggctggcctcgaactcagagctccacctgtgtctgcctcacaAGCGCTGGGAGCAAACACCAAGAACTTGGATCCTTAAGTGAATCCCACCATGACTCCAGGGCCCCGCCATGGTTGTACTCTTCCAGTTGTCCCAGCTGTGCCTCTCCAGTCTGTGTCACCAACCCTTTCAGCGATCAGGTTTTCTGTTGACCCTAACCCTACTCAGCAGCCCCCACAGACCTCAGGACCTCTTGTCGGCCTCAATGGGAGCACACGACCACTACTCTTCCATTGGCTAGAACAAAAAGCAAGCCAGATGCTGCCTGACTTGGGACTGGGCAAGGCCGAAGGAATTAGGACTCCTGGCTTAATCTAATCAGAACCTGCCTCTGGAGCTGGGTCAATCTCTAAAGCACCTGATTACTTAGCAACTGTGTGGGAGTGAGACAGAGATAATCAGGCAGGGACATTTCCACACATGCAGAAGCTCAGTGCGCGCGGTGGTAGACAGAACGCTGGCGAAGTCCCGCCCACCCAGTCGGGCAGCCAGGCACTCTGTCCTCCTCAAAGTCACTTCCCAGAAGCCTGTGCAACTTCATTACCTCCATCCAATGCCAGGCCTCTCAACCTGTCATCCTTTCTGGGGTCAAATCAGAGAGCAGGACTTTCCGCTGAGGCTGAGGCTACCTCTAGGGAAAACGGTACCTTCTTTCTCCAaatctgtctctatgtctgtcctCAAGCTGGAGGTCTCCTATGAAAGTCTAGTCTCCTCCATAGCCTGGGAGCTCAGTCAGAACAAGAGATGCCTCCTTCATGAAAACAAGGCTCACATAAGGCAGCAGGGAAGCTACACCTGAGGCTACCCAGGGTGCTGGCTACAGGGTCTCCTGCTCATAAATGCCACTGCCCTGTGCCCTTCATTATTGCAGAAAGAACAACAAATTCTGAGAGAGGCTCATTTCAGAAAGTGGCAACAGAGCAAGGTGCTGGCCCGGACCCAGGGCTCTGCCGACTCCAAGCAAAAGGCTGGTGTCCAACCTTGGTCATTGGCCTCCAAGGCTTTAAGATGCCCACTTCCTGGAAGCTTCCAATTTCCATCTGTGGAAGCCCAGCTGAAAAACCTGCCCTCCCCCGTGGTACCACCCAAGCCCATCTACAAGCAGACCACCATCAGTCGGCCCAAGTTATGGAATTACAGTGCTAACCCCGCCAGATCCCCGACCACGAATATCGGCTACCCACAGGGTGTGCGCCTGGGGGTGCACCCAGAACCCTACAAGGAGCATGACTTCTCCAGATTCCTGGAGGTGACTCGAAATAAACTTGGGGGGGCATGCCTGCGCACAGTGGACCATCAGTTGGTGACACCTGTACCCCGGCTGCCTTTTGAGATGATGGTCCGGGCGCTGTACCCAGGGACTCAACCCTACAGGATGAAAGTGCCCCAGGGCTTGTATCCACGGGACATACTCAATGTGCCTGAGAAACGGCATTTGGGAGATCCTTGTACCAGTACAATGGCCATGAGCCTACGTAAGACATTTGACAAACCCTTCCTTGCTTCCCTGGAAGCTTGCCGGACTCGAGTGGCCCCATCCTCCAAGTGAGTTCTCACATAAAGTTGTTCTGGAAGCCTCTGGTGAAGGCAGAAGTGTTAAGATTTGTATTGTGGTTAGAACTGTGGTAGGGTTCTCATTCCCAAAGGCAGAAGCCACCCCTAACTATCCCTCTTCCCAAAAGCACAGAACccacccctcccttttctctacaGAGAAATTGCCTGGCTCCCTGGGATGTGTACATCTGGATAGAGCACAAGGTTCAGAGTAGAGGGCTGGTCATGCCCTGGGACACAGTAATGTAAAAGTAACCCCCTGGTCCTTGGGTACCTTAACTCCCAGCCCCCAACACACCCAGGGACAAGCCTTCCAGGTCAGGATACTCCTAGGAATTCTGCCATGTGTCCTTCCTGTCTGTTGCAGACCCTGACTGGCAATGGGATCAGTTAATATGATATCCCTCACAGGCCTCTCCGCCCATGCTCCTTGCTTATGGCCCCACTGGGGTATGTGAAGCTGCAGTTCCAGGAGGCTGGGTAGCAGCACTTCTGCCAAGAAAGGAAGACCTGTGGTTTTGATGTGAAACCTGTCCAGGAAGTTATCCTGGGCTCCGTGGGCCCTGCTCACACACTACAGCTCACTCTTTAATCAaaacatttattgagtgcttTCCACGGGCCAGGTAGTTGATAATACAAAAACCCAAGGGCTTTCCCTGCCCTCGAGGAGCTTCCAGTCTAGTGGGGAGACAGACCATACCACAGGCCAGTGAGCCTAGAGGATCTGTGTAGCGGTTGGGGTTTCGGGAGGAGAGGGGACATTCGAGGCTCCTTGGAGGAAATAGGATCTAAGAGGAAAAGTGGCAAATTGCCGAAGTAAGTGGAAGGAAGAGCATCTAAGCAGCTAGAGCCATGGTGTCCGTACGCAGGAGGCTGGGCCCAGAGTATATGTCAGTGGTGGAGCTAGTAGGGACCCAGGAGCCTCACACACCGTGCTAAGGAGTCTGGACTTTATCCTGAGGGCAGTGGAGAGCTGGGGAGAGCTGGGGGCAGAAAAGACTTGGCCAACTGTGCACTTTAGGAAGAACCCAGCTGGTCAAAGGATAGAGAAACAGGAAACTGTCACAACAAAACGAGGTGAGAGATGACAGAGGGGGCTCAAATACAGAGACAGCAAGGACAGATCAGACggacagagggcagagagaaaacaagatCCTGCCGGCTCCTGGGCTCGAGACCAGGGCCGAGGTACTGCGAAGAGCAGGTGAACAGAGAAGCCGAGCTCCAACTGTCTGTGCCCAGAAGGCAGCAGAGCTGTGCTTGAGTTAGGAAGGAGCCGGGTCTGAAGGCTGGCCCTGGCTCCCTTCACAGCATCCCTAAAGCCACCAGCACAGCTGGCCTTCCTGAGGAAATCCACGAGACAGCCAAGGAGCCCCTGTGTGCACAGGGCGagaaagaagcctacagaacagagactgaaaggacAGAGGTCAAGGGACAACAGTCACAGCAGTGCTGAGAAATGTGAACCCAGAAGCAGGCCATCGGCTGTGCCAGCTGTGCCAGCCACCCCAAGACCCAGCAGGTGATCTGTGAGGTCGACCAGGGTTAGCCTGGGAATGCCCCTATCTGAGCAGCGGGCAGGATGAACCAAGAAGTAGACAGCCAAGCAAGTGGGGCCAACCCGAGCCCGCTGGTGGGCAGCAGCCCATGTCCGATACCTTCATCCCCTCAAGTGGCAGGAAATAGGTCTGGCAAGCTCACCTGTAGCTGCAAAACAAATTCAGAGAATAGTAGGCCAAGACTTGACAGAAATGCAAGAGCCAACGAGATGAAGGACGCATAAGATGGTCACGGCCTGGCATCTTCCCCGAGCCTTGTCCTTTGGGCCCCTGCCAGACTCCCTGTGAGGTACTAGATTCGATATTGGAGGTTCGGCGGCGGGGGAGGGGACCATTGCATATACTGCTGAGCCCTGCGAGGCACTGTGTGGAGCTGGAGTGCAAGGTCAACAGATGCTGCTCTGTGCCTAGGGTGAGGCCCACCGCCCTAGGAGACAGAGCTCATCCCTCCAGGAGCCAGAAGCGCAGGTGAGTGAGGCCTGTGCCCTGAGTGAAAACCCTTCCCACTCCCATTCCTCAACAAACAGGCCACAGCCTAGGCTGCCTAGAAGccaatgtttattttttcattgagCCTGAGATAGAATTTACCAAgaactctctcctttttctcaaaGGAAGACATAAATAGGATATCGTAGACGGTCTGCATCTCTAACCCAGCCATAAACtttctacccctcccccactctggaCTATCACGATCTGGggaaagagacatggaaagaagGAGAAACCTCCGAAAAACTGCCTTTGCCTACTCATTCTCATCTCTGTTCCCTTCCCACTCAGGGCCATGAGAATCCCTTCAGAAGGGCAAGAGTCAGAAGAATCCCTAGAGCAAGCTAGCCCAGTCTAGGCAGAAGGTTAGCAGGCAGAGAAGAAGATGAACTCCTGGGGTGTTAAGGCAAACAGTGCCACCTAGAATCTTTATTCAAAAGGGAATCAGCATTGGACAAGACCCACATTTCAACAGCAAAATGCACTTTTCCTGGAAGTGCtgaccctcagctcctccctatGGCCGCCTGCCTGAGAACTTGCTGTCACTTCCCCAGCTTCATACCGgctcccctgcctgccccacctGACCAGACCTAACTCTGGAGAGGGGAAGGCTGGGGACATAGCCTCCTGGCATAGCAGGCTCTGCTACCCTTTCTGGTGCCCCTGGCAGCGGTCAGGCCTCCCgaggagggtggggatggggcttCAGAACGGAggggagggatacctgggctggCAGAAGACACCCTCCAGGCTCCCAGGCATGACTAGCCCAGGAGCCTGCTCTCGCCCCCCACACGCCCTCCCCAGGGGTCAGTATATCTTCTGCCGACTGGGTAGGATGGCCTCTTTGATGAAGGAGAAGACAACCAGGATGCCTAAGCGCTTGCCTCGCTTGCCTTTGGTGAAGTAATTGGAGACCACGTCATCTGCAGAAACACAGGCAGGGGAATGAGCAGGCGTGTGCACGCATGTGGACTGGCATGCAGTTCTCATCACCCAAAGCCCCAGGGCGCACTCTCAGGGCTGGtgccagtacccccccccccccacctgacCTAAGAAGCCCTTCCTCACCGCCTGGCTGCATGGTGGAGGGCAGGACATTCTCCCCAGCCGAAAGTGACACGAAGAAAGCAAACGGGATTATCCACAGGCAGAATGTGAAGTAGGCCAGGACCTGGTGACAGGAGAGACTGAGAAGGGAGAGCCCCAGGGTACCCCAAAGGCCCACCCTATCCCTGCAGgggctagcactcaggaggcagggctcTCTGACACAGACTGCTGGGGAAGTTAAAGCACAGCTGTGTGAATGCAGTCCCTCCCCAAAGGGACACCTACTCGAGCTTCAAGTGGGAGGCATCCTGGGGAGGGGCTGATGGAGCTGGAGCTAGGGGGTCCCGCCTTGTGAGGTCTGGCTCACACAGGACAGCCTGGTGAGCCCTTTTAGACTTGAAGATGACTCCACTGAGGCACCCAAAGGACACACTGGGGGAGAGCAGTGTCCTCCCACCTCATCAAAGGGATCCCTTCTCCAGACACCAGACACCCTGCCTTCCAAAATCATGtttatttgcttaaaaaaaaaaaagccgggcagtagtgtatgcctttaatcccagcacttgggaggcagaggcaggcggatttctgagttcaaggccagcctggtctacagagtgagttccaggacagccagggctacacagggaaaccctgtctcaaaaaaaaaaaaaaaaaaacaacaaaaaaaagacactggagagatggctcaacagttaagagcactgattactcttccagaggtcctgagttcaagtctcagcaactacatggtggctcacaaccatctgtaataggatccgatgccctcttctcgtgTATCTGAAGAgaatgtactcatatgcataaaataaaaccacagtTCCTGAATGGAGTCGGTTTTGGATCACAGCTACAGTCACAAAGCAGATCATGTAAGTCCCTTTCTTCCCCCATCCCTGCCACAGATATGTGCTGGACACTGGGTACATCTTACCTCAGAGAAAGGATAATATTCTTCCGCAAAAAACTGAAATGCCAGGTAATGGTTCACCACCACTAGCCCTGTGGGGATGGAGAGTCTGGTCACAGTGTGCCCACCAAATCCAGAAGGCCCCAAAACCGGAGCCCTGGGTCTCAGTCTTGACTCTACACCAACCCCCAGCATGGCTCTGGGCCAAGGGTGCTGCTTAGACCCCAGTGCCCATCTGTTAAGAATGGGTGTTTAGCTCCAACTTTCTCACTGCAGAGGGcagcaggaacagaagcagaaggtAGCCTGGAACATTCTGGCATGTTATAAAACAAGGTTTTCTTTGTGTTACATATAATCCATGATCATGCTATTGCTCTCCCAAGAGCAAGGTTCCAGAGGAGGTCATGGGCAGGCAGAGCACACACCACAGCGGAATCTGCTTCACACTGCACAGCAGGGAGGAGGCCTCCTCAGATGGAGACCAGGTTCTCGGGGTTCCTTGGAAAGCTAGCATGGGGAAAGACACACCGACCTACACTGGTGTGCTCTGGTCTGATACACCCTTCCCTAGTGTGCACCGGTGCAAGGAAGGGGTCAGCTTCTCAGAGGCACAGAGCCCCACTTGCCTCCATGGCAGAATGAAGGGCAGGCACCATAAGGACCACGTCCCCATACCAAAGTCACAACTACAGTCTTCTTTCTGCCCTCTACCATGAAGACAGCGCTCTACCATGCCATGCTCAGGGCTAAGGGACACTAAGGCATAGATGACACCTGGTACCTCAGAAAAACTTTCCCAGGCATCCAAAGGGCAGACCAAGGGAGTGACATAGGCAGCCAGAGGAGCCTTCTGCTGGCCAGAGCTGCTCTCTGGGAGACATACAGGGGGCCTGGTGCTGAACAAACTCCTGCTGAACAGATTCTGAGGTTAAAATCCCACCTGACATTGACACGCCCCACACTCTAACAATCTACCCTTCTATGGATAACATTATTTCCCCCAGAACTCAGAAGCGTCACTCTAAAGCACACCCCACATCACCTGCCATCTCGACCCAGTCTACCGCAAGGACAAACAGCAGTGCCTGTGGCCAACCACTTTCTAAAACCTTTCTCACAAACATCTGTGTACATCTCTGACCACCGTATGAACCAACTGGGTCTAACAGTCGCCCCGGGATGAGAAACGAATTTCCAGGGACAGGAACCAGTGTGCTGCTCTTCTGTCCCAAGCCACCCTTCTAACGACTCTTTGGCAAGGTCCTCCTGGCTGGAGCTTTTCCCCTGATGAGGACAAGGCCctagggtcctcaggaaggagAAACCGTTTTTTCCCAGGCAGTgtggcctcctgcaggacctCAGCTGCTCCCCTCCTCAGTATCAGGTCAGCTTCTGGGACAGAGTGCCCACATCTAGTCACAGCAAGTCCTCCCTGCTTGTCCCCTCTCACCGCATGACAGGATGAAGTTAGGTGATGTCAGCATGATGAAGGGGAAGGTCTGGAGAAGGCCAAAGTAGACGAGGTTGGTGAAAAGACCCACGCCAATCATGCTGGTGGGGAAGCGCTCAAAGACGTAGAGGCCGATCAGCACTGCTGTGGAGAACTGAAATAGGCAGAGGCACTCGCTCAGGGACCTTCAGGCCTCCGGCACTGTCAGCCCCCTAATGCTATGCACAACCTTACAAATGCACTTTGGTTTTCTTGGTTCATAGAAACCACACTCAGCTCTCAAAGGTGGTGTCTCTGAAGGTCACTTTCAAAACATTTTTGACAGTGTTCCAAAGTAAGGAAAAAACATTTTACACAGCACTCCACCAAACACCCACCCAACCACCTGTGTGACGGAGTGCAAACTCAGTTTGTCTGCTCTAATCTTTACCATCATTGTTTTTGGAGCTGGAGCTGAGGATCTAACCGAAGGCCACATGCATGCCACACCCCCACCCTCTACTTCATATTCCCCCTGAATGCTAAGCATGATCTACTGACTCAATTATGTAACTCAGTAATGAATCCAGCAGGCAGTCAGAGAAAGGGTTCAGTTGTCAGTGATGAAAGGTCTAATTGCTCTACCAACCACACCCACAGACTGAGCCAATGAACTGGCTGTGGCCCTGTCTTTACCACAAACTACAGCCCCAGGCTATGTGGAGAGTGAAAGTAGCTGCAGATTAGGTGAGTGAAAGGTAAACTTCTGTCCAATGACATTCCCACAGGCACCTCAGCCTTCCTCACGTCGGCGGAAGGATACCTTCCTACAGCCTCTCTGACAGGGACAGGGACCAAAGTCTTCAGGAAAAGAAATCTCCCATGAGGCAAAAGGGTCAGGTATGTTCCTTAGGATAAATCACTGATTAGAGAGAGGGCAACGACTATTACAAACTGTCCTTATTGTCCCTATAAGTTCTAAGCCTGGACTGGGATTGGGGATCTGGTGCTGGAGACAGTGGACACAGTGGAAGATAGCCATCTGAAAGCAAAGCCATGAATACCTGTCATTGAAATATTTGCACTGTCACCTTAAGGAATGGCAGTAGGTTCTGAAACAATGCCACCTGAGACTGGAGGACCAGGGGTGGGCTGCACCCAGGAGTGCAGATTGCAGAGtggagagggacactctcagaaCCTGGGCGCTCAGCACCAAAACGTCCTGCTTCTAATGTCGGGCAAGCAAGCCCTCGGTGACTCCAGGGAAAAGCGGCCACTTACCCAGATCATGTATTTGATGATTCTGCTGGTGGCCACCGTGTACTCTTCTATCAGTTCTGCAAGGTAGTACAGTCCAGCCGCTGGGTGGTGGGTCACAGGAGGGGACAAACAGGAATAGATCAGCCAGGACACTCCCACCAGTCTGCTCATCCTGTAGTCCCACCAACCCTCCCCAGACTCCAGGAAGTCCGGAACAAGCCTAAGCACCCCTGGGATGTCCTCCTCATCTGCACAAGTAGAACTTTGCCAAGACAACTGTAGAAAGACTGGATTTGACCGCACAGAATAAAGTTAACCTCTATTCCAGAAACCTTAAACTGCACTCGTCAGTCAACACTTGCAGAACACTTAGTTTACAGGCCGGGTACTGTACACTAGCACACAGCCGGGTGAGACAGACTGGGGCCTTCCCCCTGCCCCAGTTGGAAGGGACAGGAAGAGTTGGGAGTCCAGGGCTCCGAGAGCAAGGATGCGTCTCGGGAACCAAGCATTCCCACCGGAAGGTTCGGCGGAGGTCCAGTAGGACCAGCTCGGATCGTCAGCGCCCAGCTGCAAAGCACAGCAGCGGTTGGCGGCTCGGGGAACCGCGGCCCGGGTCAGCGCTCTCACCGACGGCCAGAGTGATGAATGCCACCTGGATAAACAGCGACAGCCAGCTCAGCACGTACATGAACCACATGGCGCCCCCCGGGCCGCCGGGACGGGCCTGCGCGGTCCGGCTCCCGCGACACTGAGCGGCCGCCGTGCTGTCCCCGCCCCACGGACGCCGAGAGGAGAGGGGCGGAGCGCCGCCACCCCTGCCAAGCCCGCGAGCGCCGCTAACCGGCTCGGAGGATCGCAATCGTGCTGCACCCGGTACGCAGCGCCTACACAGAGTCCTGATTGATTGGGATCAATCCTGGCTCAAGCTTGCTCCGCCCTGCCCTGGATCCTAATTTTCTGGGTGAGGAAGATTACCTTATCTCAGGTCACACACTAGAACGCTGCATAGTCCTGAGTCCCAGGCGCCTTTAAATGGTAACCTTCAGCCCTAACTGTCCCTCTAGACTGAGGTCTTTTGCAATACAGGTCTGCACTTCTGCGTTGGGACTAAAGCAACCGCTAAGCGTTGCTTGTACTTGCGACACTGCAGGCAACCATCTGAGAGAGCACCACCTAGTGGCTGACACAGGCAAGCTCCGAGTGCCAACACGTCTctaagtttttattttcaggaGGGGTCtcatagcttaggctggcctttgAACTGTCAATTCTCCCATCTCCAGCTCTCAATTGGTAGGATTTCAGATGTGTGGAGTCACCATGCTAGGGCAAAATAAcacttttgggtttttgttttgtttgttttggttttggatttgggtttgtttggttttttgttttttgtttttttgttttaattaagggtctctatgtagtcctggaacCTTCTATGTAAATCAGGTTaaccttgaacccacagagatcagcCTGATTCTGCTTTATCCCaagatctgggattaaaggtgtagaaACACCATGCCaaggtcttttcttttttgaaacagccTTAAGTGTCCCAGACTGTCCTTGAAGACACTATGTAGTCTAAGATGACATTGAGATgctgatcttcttgcctcaacCTACTGAATGTTGGAATCATGGGTATTATATGTTAAAgactaggtaaaatattaaggcctggGTAACTGTTACCTGGACTGCCtgccattataaggaaactttctcatgtttCTGCTGTTACTGGGAAACTTTTTAATGCCAAGAGTGATTAtgtattctgttatgttctgtgcccgGGGAAACCAATCACGATAGAAGTCATTAGAAATGCTTTGTATGGTTACTCACAATGAGTTTGGATCTGAAGTGACCACCCAACAACACTTTCTGCACCCATGGataagcttttatggtattttgttttataagttgcccctggatggaccccaacataagagatataagaaactatttaaaataagacctccattttgagtaggggtcaagtaaagtttaagttcccaagacctccctgggaactgacctcctaattggcagaaagagacatgtacatGGGCAACTGatatcctggttggcaagttaagacatgaatttTAGTCAAAACAAGTCCCATTCTGGTAAAAAAGTTAAGACACAaatattagacaaggcaagtcccctgccaccgttgaataccccaaccaatgggagcaggacAAGTGTACAAccaagacatgttcctaaggaaatccccctatccctaaatcctgattggtgaaataacatggcacagatgtttgtggttTGGGGCTTCAAAATCCTGTAGAATCTCAACTTGGAGTCATGATTTGTCTCTTGAGCCTGAATTGTCTCCTTGATCGATCAGTAAACCATCTCTAGTTGACCAAGATCAGTGTCTGAGTGGTTTGTGTGGCAATTCCTAGACCCCAACAAGTATGTGACACCATATCTCACACAGATTCAAATTTCTTGATTCATAAAGTAAATGCTcattcttaaacaaaacaaaaaggaactgggctggagaggtgcttCCGTGACTAAGATCAcatgttgctcttgtagaggacccaagtttattTCCCAACCAGCTGTAAATCCAAGTCCAGGTGGACCTGAGGCTTCTGTCTTTGTTGGAAACCTATACTCAAGTGCACATACccctacacagacagacatgcaaatacataattaaaactaaataggCCACACACAGTAGTGCATGCAGTTAGTCCCAAAACTTGGGAAACAGAGTTaggtatatctctgtgagtttgaggccatccttgtTTACATACAAAGTTccaagctagccagggctacatagtgaaaccctgtctcaaaacaaaccataaaaataaaataaaaatctttaagtgCCTAAAAATGCTTCATGGAGGGAGGAAATGTAGATGTGTCCTCTGATCTTTTCTCAGACGTGGAGAGAAAGGATCTTGGCACCTTTCAGTGTGCCGGCTGGAACCGGTACCGCAGCTGGGTGCTGCCGTTTCCCCTGTGTTAGAGCCCAAACTGGCCTGGGCGGCCAGGGCTGAAGATCTGAATTTCCTTTGATGGCAAGAAAGGCAAACAGGAGGGAACAAAaagtagtttcttttctttgtcccaTCCAGTTCCACTCCATGCCATAGGGCTCTGGAGCCCTGGGGAACCAAGCTGGGCATAGATGGGAGCAAGGAGGCCAAGTCTCTATGTGAGGGGTAAAAGACAAAGGAAGGGGCGCAGTAAGTGCCGAGGAGCCATTCCAAGACCGAAAGCCTGAGAGGTTCAAGGCCGCTGAGCAGATGCTGACTTAGTCAGGTGCAGAATCCACTCAGCATATGTTCCTATTCCAAGGTCGTGCCTACCCCTTTGCCTTTATGCCTCTCACGTTTGTGACTGAACCTGTGTAGGGAGGAAGGTAGAGAGCCCAGCCCATCTAGATCTCTTCCTTGGAAACCACTGCTGAATaatttcttggccttttggctaagatcaaggtCAGAAGATGCTAAATGCTGGCAATTCCCATAGTCTTACTCTGGGCCAGACATGGCCCAAGGGACTCAGATGAGCTGACCCAGTTAGCATCACATCTAGGGCAAGAGATGGCGCTGTTACTGTCTATAGCTTTATCCTGTAAGGATACTACTCACAATTCTCACAGTTCCGTTTTCTTACACTGTGCATTTAATAACTCAACTTGTAACATtctcacagactcacacataacGAGTTGTGGTGCCAGTGGTCCACCCTGCTTGGGACTAGATTCCACCTTATCAAGAAAGCTGGGGTTGTGGAGTCATTATCCTGACAGCGGAAACCCCTTAGTTGGCGCTGTCGCCTTCTGCCCTCTAGTGACAATCAGAGGAGTAGCAGAGAACAACAGCCAGGAATGGCTTCCCAACCTCTTGAAAGGAGTTTTGAggaacagagattttttttttctaccagtgTTGCAGTGGAGGCCAGTCAGGGAGGTGTGATAGCACCCACGCACACACATTGCATACATTGTGGACAGTATTCATTTCAGGATGGAACTTGCTTCCAAGTCTTACCAGgttgcatgagagagagagagagagagagagagagagagagagagagagagagagagatgcagaggtCAGACACCAGCAGAAAGAACTGGAGAACCAGGCTCTTCTTCCCTCGCATGGTGCTGTAAGCCTGAGAGACTGTCAGCCCTCTAGGACTCCCAGAAGCATCATGGGGAGGTGGGAGCCGTAAGCAGATGCGCGCTGCTCTACTCCGTG
It contains:
- the Tex261 gene encoding protein TEX261 — protein: MWFMYVLSWLSLFIQVAFITLAVAAGLYYLAELIEEYTVATSRIIKYMIWFSTAVLIGLYVFERFPTSMIGVGLFTNLVYFGLLQTFPFIMLTSPNFILSCGLVVVNHYLAFQFFAEEYYPFSEVLAYFTFCLWIIPFAFFVSLSAGENVLPSTMQPGDDVVSNYFTKGKRGKRLGILVVFSFIKEAILPSRQKIY